Proteins from one Acanthopagrus latus isolate v.2019 chromosome 18, fAcaLat1.1, whole genome shotgun sequence genomic window:
- the LOC119007469 gene encoding phospholipase A and acyltransferase 4-like has translation MGQSQSDETPEPGDLIKILRGGYQHWAVYVGDGDIVHVTLPPGADVQRAASNTLMSVPTEKAMVRREKLKEVVGNNKWRINNSLDKKYKPRSPDIIVEEALRQVGEMMEYSVTSKNCEHFATNLRYGQAESRQVLNTVAAHSVIAAKFFRG, from the exons ATGGGCCAGTCACAG TCTGATGAGACACCAGAGCCTGGGGACTTGATTAAGATCTTGCGAGGTGGTTATCAGCACTGGGCTGTGTATGTTGGTGATGGCGACATTGTTCATGTCACATTGCCTCCAGGCG CTGACGTCCAGCGTGCAGCTTCCAACACCTTGATGTCTGTCCCGACTGAGAAGGCCatggtgaggagagagaagctgaaGGAGGTGGTGGGAAACAACAAATGGAGAATCAACAACAGCCTGGACAAAAAGTACAAGCCCCGCTCACCTGACATTATTGTGGAGGAGGCGCTCAGGCAGGTTGGCGAGATGATGGAATATTCCGTCACCAGCAAGAACTGTGAGCACTTTGCAACCAACCTGCGTTACGGACAGGCTGAGTCCCGGCAG GTACTTAATACAGTAGCTGCACATAGTGTGATTGCTGCCAAATTCTTCCGAGGTTGA